In Flavobacterium endoglycinae, one DNA window encodes the following:
- a CDS encoding ABC transporter permease, protein MNFPLYIAKRYLFSLSKNNAINIINLIASLGIIVGTMALFVVLSVFSGLKVFSLSFTNEIDPDLKMTSTYGKSFFISPEQEKQIKNINGVVSYTKIIEERVLFLFKDKQHVTYLKGVDSLYPVVNNIKVKLFNGQWLKPDSYQVVIGYGIAQDFSMGILDFENPLQVFAPKPGKGAIENPEEAFNKTDVLPVGIYSISEELDSKYVFADLGLTQELLMYKPNQISGIEFHLKENADENAVNTQLKKIFNNKVTLKNRAQLNESLYKMLNTENIAVYLIFTLVIIVALFNLIGALIMMILEKKGNLKTLFSLGTEVSSLRKIFILQGTLLSVIGGLIGLYYGVILIALQQKYELIMITPTLAYPVVFTTENVLIVMATIISLGFIASLIASSRVSKKLLD, encoded by the coding sequence TTGAATTTCCCACTTTACATAGCCAAACGTTATCTTTTTAGCTTAAGTAAAAATAACGCTATCAATATCATCAATTTGATTGCCAGTCTGGGAATCATTGTTGGTACAATGGCTTTGTTTGTGGTTCTTTCTGTTTTTAGCGGATTAAAAGTTTTTAGTCTTTCGTTTACAAATGAGATTGATCCTGATTTGAAAATGACTAGTACTTATGGTAAATCATTTTTCATTTCACCAGAACAAGAAAAACAGATAAAAAATATAAACGGTGTAGTGTCTTACACCAAAATTATTGAAGAACGAGTTTTGTTTTTATTTAAAGACAAACAACATGTTACCTATTTAAAAGGCGTCGACAGTCTTTACCCAGTTGTAAATAATATCAAGGTAAAACTTTTTAACGGACAATGGCTCAAACCAGATTCTTATCAGGTAGTTATTGGATATGGAATTGCACAAGATTTCTCGATGGGAATTTTGGATTTCGAAAATCCACTTCAGGTTTTTGCACCAAAACCTGGAAAAGGTGCCATTGAAAATCCCGAAGAAGCTTTTAATAAAACAGATGTTCTTCCGGTTGGAATCTATTCGATCAGCGAAGAATTAGATTCAAAATATGTGTTTGCTGATTTAGGATTGACACAAGAATTATTGATGTACAAACCCAATCAGATTTCGGGAATCGAATTTCATCTAAAAGAAAATGCAGATGAAAATGCCGTTAACACGCAATTGAAAAAGATTTTCAATAATAAAGTGACCTTAAAAAACAGAGCACAGCTTAATGAGTCTTTGTATAAAATGCTTAACACCGAGAATATTGCGGTGTACCTAATCTTTACACTCGTAATTATTGTAGCTCTTTTTAATTTGATTGGAGCATTAATTATGATGATTTTAGAAAAGAAAGGAAATCTAAAAACCCTTTTTAGTCTTGGCACAGAAGTAAGCAGTCTTCGTAAAATATTCATACTTCAAGGAACTTTATTGAGTGTCATTGGTGGATTAATCGGACTTTATTATGGAGTAATATTAATCGCACTTCAGCAAAAGTATGAACTAATCATGATTACACCAACCCTTGCGTATCCGGTAGTTTTTACAACCGAAAATGTCCTGATTGTGATGGCAACAATTATTTCTCTTGGCTTTATCGCTTCGCTTATTGCAAGCAGTCGTGTAAGTAAAAAATTATTAGATTAA
- the rbfA gene encoding 30S ribosome-binding factor RbfA, with product METNRQKKIGSVIQKDLVDILQGEVRKNGISNLVISVSKVSVTTDLSVATVYLSIFPQEKAKETLEAIKSNTTLIKHDLSQRVRLQLRRVPNLVFFIDDSLDYIEKIDNALSGKENPIENRDLLEKRRKS from the coding sequence ATGGAAACAAATAGACAGAAAAAAATAGGCAGTGTAATCCAAAAAGATTTGGTTGATATCCTGCAAGGTGAAGTGAGAAAAAACGGAATTAGTAATTTGGTAATTTCGGTATCCAAAGTAAGCGTAACAACAGATTTATCTGTGGCAACAGTATATTTAAGTATTTTTCCTCAAGAAAAAGCAAAAGAAACTTTAGAGGCAATAAAATCCAATACAACCTTAATAAAACACGATTTGTCACAACGTGTTCGTTTACAATTACGTCGTGTACCAAATCTAGTTTTCTTTATCGATGATTCGTTAGATTACATCGAAAAAATTGACAACGCCTTGTCAGGAAAAGAAAACCCAATAGAGAATCGTGATCTTTTAGAAAAAAGAAGAAAATCATAA
- a CDS encoding CBS domain-containing protein: protein MKKREPISHIMTKSVVTVNQNDDLTKVVEKLKSNSIRHLPVVNGKKVVGIISRTDINRLTFGALFDGQEGSDEAVLKMLTIPQVMTAKPKTVSSNTIIKDLAEIFSKEEFHALPVVDNDELQGIVTTTDVIRYFLEQYD from the coding sequence ATGAAAAAAAGAGAACCAATTAGTCACATCATGACTAAAAGCGTGGTGACAGTAAATCAAAATGATGATTTAACAAAAGTAGTAGAAAAACTAAAATCCAATTCTATTCGACATCTTCCCGTGGTAAACGGAAAAAAAGTAGTGGGAATTATAAGCCGAACTGATATTAACCGACTTACTTTTGGTGCTTTGTTTGACGGACAGGAAGGTAGCGATGAAGCGGTTTTAAAAATGTTAACCATTCCTCAGGTTATGACGGCAAAACCTAAAACGGTTTCATCAAATACGATTATCAAGGATTTGGCCGAAATTTTTTCGAAAGAAGAATTTCATGCTTTACCAGTTGTAGATAACGACGAATTACAAGGAATCGTAACAACAACAGATGTGATTCGATATTTCTTAGAACAATACGATTAA
- a CDS encoding murein hydrolase activator EnvC family protein encodes MPKYLLSLIFVCATTFVWAQDSQQEKLEQRKAQILQEIKDNEKMLQSVRKKEKSAVNEYLIQANKIKLKEKLINTTAKQEKVLSNDMYINQVKVNKLKKELAILKEDYAKMILKSYKSRSEQSRAMFILSSESFLQAYKRAQYLKQYTNFRKNQGLEIQSKSAELVDYNKKLDGQRQVKKKIIAENQKERATLEVEKKEQQKLVNSLKKDKNKIASDIRSKQSESKRIDRQIDRLIREAIAEANRKAALEKAKENPGSTAPKTPVSSSKIVMTPEDKVLAADFKANKGRLPWPVEKGFISLGYGDQPHPLYPSISVHNSGVEITTEDGANARAVFAGEVFSVMVLSPVNTVVMIQHGDYFSVYQNLSKVFVSKGEKVTIKQNIGKVRTSGDTGKTVIKFLILQNTTNTDPENWLQNR; translated from the coding sequence ATGCCAAAATATCTCCTAAGCCTAATTTTTGTTTGCGCCACTACATTTGTGTGGGCGCAGGATTCACAGCAAGAAAAACTGGAACAGCGTAAAGCCCAGATTCTTCAGGAAATTAAAGACAATGAAAAAATGTTACAGTCGGTTAGAAAAAAAGAAAAATCAGCTGTAAACGAATATTTAATTCAGGCGAATAAAATTAAACTTAAAGAGAAACTGATTAATACAACCGCTAAGCAGGAAAAAGTATTGAGCAACGATATGTATATTAATCAAGTAAAGGTTAATAAACTTAAAAAAGAGCTGGCTATACTCAAAGAAGATTATGCCAAAATGATTTTGAAATCCTACAAAAGCCGTTCAGAGCAGAGTAGAGCAATGTTCATTTTATCTTCTGAAAGTTTTTTACAAGCTTATAAAAGAGCACAATACCTTAAGCAATATACGAATTTCAGAAAAAACCAAGGTTTGGAAATTCAGTCAAAATCAGCAGAATTAGTTGATTACAATAAAAAACTTGACGGACAAAGACAGGTTAAGAAAAAGATTATTGCCGAAAATCAAAAAGAACGTGCTACTTTAGAAGTAGAGAAAAAAGAACAGCAAAAACTGGTTAACTCGCTTAAAAAAGACAAAAATAAAATTGCCTCTGATATTAGATCGAAACAAAGCGAATCAAAAAGAATCGACAGACAAATTGATCGTTTAATTCGTGAAGCAATTGCTGAAGCAAACAGAAAAGCAGCACTCGAAAAAGCAAAAGAAAATCCAGGATCGACAGCTCCAAAAACACCAGTTTCATCTTCTAAAATCGTAATGACTCCGGAAGATAAAGTTCTAGCCGCCGATTTTAAAGCCAATAAAGGAAGACTTCCATGGCCCGTAGAAAAAGGATTTATCTCTTTAGGATATGGAGATCAGCCGCATCCATTATATCCTTCAATTTCTGTTCACAACTCAGGTGTTGAGATTACAACGGAAGATGGAGCAAATGCAAGAGCGGTTTTTGCGGGAGAAGTATTTAGTGTCATGGTATTATCGCCAGTGAATACAGTAGTGATGATTCAGCATGGAGATTACTTTAGTGTTTACCAAAACTTAAGTAAAGTATTTGTAAGCAAAGGAGAAAAAGTAACGATCAAACAAAACATTGGAAAAGTAAGAACAAGCGGAGATACAGGAAAAACCGTAATCAAATTTTTGATTCTTCAAAATACAACGAATACAGATCCTGAAAACTGGCTTCAGAATAGATAA
- a CDS encoding DUF4292 domain-containing protein: protein MKKYIIIALMSVFVISCKSKAVAVQNSNNTTTEVVTKKDNKAIEKHYVNKLDFSTLYIKASAKYVDEKQSQNVTAEIRIEKDKQILISVRFLGITMAKALITPTAVSYYEKINSTYYEGDFSSLSKWLGTDLDYTKVQNLLIGEAFDDLREGKYTQTIVENLFRLEDEKDQNIKKAFYLDPEKYLVQKEEISQPSENRKLEINYSDAKTFSQGTIPTALTINAVQPKGTTNINLNYNNISFNEELSFPYSVPSGYKKVQIK, encoded by the coding sequence ATGAAAAAATATATAATAATAGCATTGATGTCCGTTTTTGTGATCTCATGCAAATCAAAGGCAGTTGCTGTCCAGAACAGTAACAATACAACGACAGAAGTTGTCACGAAAAAAGACAATAAAGCAATTGAAAAACATTACGTAAACAAGTTAGATTTTTCGACACTATATATTAAAGCCAGCGCAAAATATGTTGATGAAAAACAAAGTCAGAATGTTACTGCCGAAATTAGAATTGAGAAAGACAAACAAATTCTAATCAGCGTTCGATTCTTGGGAATTACGATGGCTAAAGCGCTGATAACTCCAACAGCAGTAAGTTATTACGAAAAAATAAACAGTACTTATTACGAAGGTGATTTTAGCAGTTTAAGTAAATGGCTAGGTACAGATTTAGATTATACTAAAGTTCAAAACTTATTAATTGGTGAAGCATTTGATGATTTAAGAGAAGGTAAATATACACAGACAATTGTTGAGAATCTTTTCCGTTTAGAAGATGAAAAAGACCAAAACATTAAAAAAGCATTTTACTTAGATCCTGAAAAATATTTAGTACAGAAAGAAGAAATTTCACAGCCATCTGAAAATAGAAAATTAGAAATCAATTATTCAGATGCTAAAACATTCAGTCAAGGAACAATCCCAACTGCATTGACAATTAATGCAGTGCAGCCAAAAGGAACAACCAATATTAATCTGAATTACAATAATATTTCATTTAACGAAGAACTTTCTTTTCCTTACAGCGTACCAAGCGGTTATAAAAAGGTTCAAATTAAGTAA
- a CDS encoding tetratricopeptide repeat protein codes for MKKSILIFLFFALLGNSVSVFSQTEPEDIALAPDDYQDAFYESLKQKGIENYDKAIVSLEKCIKLKPNDAVAYFELGKNYLALKQYQNANDSFEKATQLDPKNKWYWLGIYDVSYETKNYPLAIETIQKIIVFDEEYKDDLISLYMITNQYDKALVAINEMNDKFGKSSDREMYKSQILSQGKYQNAEISVLIDQIKKNPKEESNYVNLIFLYSKSDQSDKALDVAKQLAKEIPDSEWGQVSLFKTYLDSNQADKAIKSMNIILASSKIDSKIKHRTLNEFLIYTNKNPQYAPALEKAISYFDNDKNVDVAKEIGKFYHSKGQFENAIKYYEKDLIANSDTDRETNLLLLEAYTQAKQFAPMTKRAMTMIEIYPSQPQFYYYAGLGSNQLQQFKNAKTVLEMGLDYVVDDKKLEANFNIQLGEAYNGLGDAKKKEEYFLKANELLKQKK; via the coding sequence ATGAAAAAAAGCATACTGATATTTTTATTTTTTGCGCTTTTGGGTAATTCGGTTTCTGTTTTTTCACAAACAGAACCGGAAGATATTGCTTTGGCGCCAGATGATTATCAGGATGCTTTTTATGAATCCTTAAAACAAAAAGGAATCGAAAATTACGATAAAGCTATCGTGTCATTAGAAAAATGTATCAAACTAAAACCTAATGATGCTGTTGCTTATTTCGAATTGGGGAAAAATTATCTGGCTTTAAAACAATATCAAAATGCAAATGATTCTTTTGAAAAAGCCACACAATTAGATCCCAAAAACAAATGGTACTGGTTAGGAATTTACGATGTAAGTTACGAAACCAAAAACTATCCGCTGGCGATAGAAACAATTCAGAAAATTATTGTTTTTGATGAAGAATATAAAGACGATTTAATTTCGTTATATATGATCACAAATCAATACGATAAAGCATTAGTTGCCATAAACGAGATGAATGATAAATTCGGAAAATCATCAGATCGTGAAATGTACAAAAGCCAGATTTTATCGCAGGGGAAATACCAGAATGCTGAAATTTCAGTTTTGATTGACCAGATTAAAAAGAATCCAAAAGAAGAATCAAATTATGTAAATCTGATTTTTTTATATTCAAAATCAGATCAATCAGATAAAGCTTTAGATGTTGCCAAACAACTGGCAAAAGAAATTCCAGATTCTGAATGGGGACAAGTAAGTTTATTCAAAACCTATTTAGATTCCAATCAGGCTGATAAAGCGATTAAGTCGATGAATATAATTTTGGCAAGTTCAAAAATTGATTCTAAAATTAAACATCGTACTTTAAATGAATTTTTGATTTATACGAATAAAAATCCGCAGTATGCACCAGCTTTAGAAAAAGCGATTTCTTATTTTGATAATGATAAAAATGTTGATGTTGCCAAAGAAATTGGAAAATTTTATCATAGCAAAGGTCAGTTTGAGAATGCCATTAAATATTATGAAAAAGATTTAATTGCAAATTCAGATACAGATCGCGAAACCAATCTGCTTTTGCTAGAAGCGTATACTCAGGCAAAACAATTTGCTCCAATGACAAAACGAGCAATGACAATGATTGAAATTTATCCGAGCCAGCCACAATTTTATTATTATGCTGGATTGGGAAGCAATCAATTACAGCAGTTTAAAAATGCAAAAACTGTTTTAGAAATGGGACTTGATTATGTAGTTGACGATAAAAAATTAGAAGCTAATTTTAATATTCAATTAGGAGAAGCTTACAATGGATTGGGAGACGCTAAGAAAAAAGAGGAATACTTTTTGAAAGCAAATGAATTATTGAAACAAAAGAAATAA